In Deinococcus psychrotolerans, a genomic segment contains:
- a CDS encoding ABC transporter ATP-binding protein, translated as MTASVLPPTSLVTPKIQLQTENLSRTYPSGDGQITALRPFSHTFAAGMTSVVGPSGSGKSTLLNLLAGFDTPSGGTVRVGGTDIHSLSEAGRADFRLGNYGFVFQSHNLVAILSAQENVEFPLMLAGVPPKERRERARALLAQVGLEQRAHHLPSHLSGGEAQRVAIARALVSDPAVLLADEPTGNLDTRSGEVILELLTRPALEGKTVVLITHDPDVAALADYHLRVRDGEVSVEGSQ; from the coding sequence ATGACCGCTTCAGTTTTGCCGCCAACGAGCTTGGTGACGCCCAAAATTCAGCTTCAGACCGAGAACCTCAGCCGTACCTATCCGAGTGGCGACGGCCAGATCACGGCGCTCAGGCCCTTCTCGCACACCTTCGCGGCGGGGATGACCTCGGTGGTGGGGCCATCCGGCAGCGGCAAAAGCACCCTGCTCAATTTGCTGGCGGGCTTCGACACCCCCAGCGGCGGCACGGTGCGGGTGGGCGGCACCGATATTCACAGCCTCAGCGAAGCGGGCCGGGCCGACTTCCGGTTGGGGAATTACGGCTTCGTCTTTCAAAGTCACAACTTGGTGGCGATTCTCAGCGCTCAGGAGAACGTCGAATTTCCTTTGATGCTGGCCGGGGTGCCGCCCAAAGAGCGCCGCGAACGGGCGCGGGCGCTGCTGGCGCAAGTCGGCTTGGAGCAGCGTGCCCACCACCTGCCCTCGCACCTTTCCGGCGGCGAGGCCCAGCGGGTTGCCATCGCCCGCGCTCTGGTGTCTGACCCGGCGGTGCTGCTGGCCGACGAGCCCACCGGCAACTTAGATACCCGCAGCGGGGAGGTGATTTTGGAGTTGCTGACCCGCCCGGCGCTCGAAGGCAAGACGGTGGTGCTGATCACCCACGACCCCGACGTGGCCGCCCTCGCCGATTATCATTTGCGGGTCAGAGACGGCGAAGTGAGCGTGGAGGGGAGCCAATAA
- a CDS encoding M20/M25/M40 family metallo-hydrolase: MPLAYLTRIAQTPAPTFHEEERAQLIETLWRELGYRPERDAVGNVLVKLGPSVSLSSAASPHSKALLLAAHLDTVFSSQTDVTVREEGGRLVGPGVGDNSSSLAVLSAFLRDLDPAQLRRPLWLAANVGEEGLGDLRGAKALLSAHAPELSAFVAVDGYLGVAVTKAVGVRRYRVTFTGQGGHSWGDQAPSALHALGLAITALYALPLPQSPRTTLNVGTASGGNSVNSIAGSAELLLDLRSLDAQLLADLDNKARYAVQGAARQAGVQVRLDQVGDRPGGNLRSDTLLRLARLASQPVGIDLKTAASSTDANAAAPHGVPSMALGVYRGGNAHREDEWVQPSSLSVGLGILQRFVRGYMHE; the protein is encoded by the coding sequence GTGCCGCTTGCTTACCTGACCCGCATTGCCCAAACGCCCGCGCCCACCTTTCACGAGGAGGAGCGGGCGCAGCTTATTGAAACGCTGTGGCGAGAACTCGGCTACCGCCCCGAGCGTGACGCGGTGGGCAACGTTTTGGTCAAGCTGGGGCCGAGCGTCAGTTTGTCGAGCGCCGCTTCGCCGCACAGCAAAGCCCTGCTGCTGGCCGCCCACCTCGATACCGTCTTCAGCTCACAAACGGACGTCACCGTGCGCGAGGAAGGCGGACGCTTGGTCGGCCCCGGCGTGGGCGACAATTCATCGAGCTTGGCAGTGCTGAGCGCTTTTTTGCGCGACCTCGATCCGGCTCAACTGCGCCGCCCGTTGTGGCTGGCAGCCAATGTCGGCGAAGAAGGGCTGGGCGATTTGCGCGGCGCAAAGGCGCTGCTCTCGGCGCACGCTCCTGAACTTTCGGCGTTTGTGGCGGTCGACGGCTACCTCGGCGTGGCCGTGACCAAAGCGGTGGGGGTGCGGCGCTACCGCGTGACTTTCACGGGTCAGGGCGGCCACTCGTGGGGCGACCAAGCGCCCAGCGCCCTGCACGCGCTGGGACTGGCGATCACTGCGCTCTACGCCCTGCCGCTGCCGCAGAGCCCGCGCACCACCCTAAATGTCGGCACGGCGTCGGGCGGCAACAGCGTCAACAGCATCGCGGGCAGCGCCGAACTGCTGCTCGATTTGCGCTCGCTCGACGCCCAGCTTCTGGCCGACCTCGACAACAAGGCCCGCTACGCCGTGCAGGGCGCGGCCAGACAAGCGGGCGTGCAGGTGCGCCTCGACCAAGTGGGCGACAGACCCGGCGGCAACCTGCGCTCCGATACTTTGCTACGGCTGGCGCGGCTGGCTTCTCAGCCGGTGGGCATCGACCTCAAAACTGCCGCCAGCAGCACCGACGCCAACGCCGCCGCGCCGCACGGCGTGCCGTCGATGGCGCTGGGCGTGTACCGGGGCGGCAATGCCCACCGGGAAGACGAGTGGGTGCAGCCAAGTAGCCTCAGCGTGGGGCTGGGCATTTTACAGCGCTTCGTGCGCGGCTACATGCACGAGTGA
- a CDS encoding DcrB-related protein, translating to MKRPAVLLLALLLGSSQAATFKSKAYPYTLSVPDDWQSKKVAGVDVALAAPSSGGSVPASFNVTVTKSATSLKVTLADVRALALQQAGEAVKDLQMLSDADVKVSGLPGHLLNYVGSQQNVPMHWVQVFTIKNNLTYILTFAAPQANFDADKLIANAMLNSFKIN from the coding sequence ATGAAACGCCCCGCCGTGTTGCTGCTGGCCCTCCTGCTCGGCAGCAGCCAAGCCGCCACCTTTAAGAGCAAAGCCTACCCCTACACCCTCAGCGTGCCCGACGACTGGCAAAGCAAAAAAGTCGCGGGCGTAGACGTGGCCCTCGCCGCGCCGAGCAGCGGCGGCAGCGTGCCTGCCAGCTTCAATGTCACCGTAACCAAATCGGCCACCTCACTCAAAGTGACGCTGGCCGACGTGCGGGCCTTGGCGCTCCAGCAAGCCGGCGAAGCAGTCAAAGACCTTCAAATGCTCAGCGACGCCGACGTCAAAGTCAGCGGCCTACCGGGCCACCTGCTCAACTACGTCGGCAGCCAGCAAAACGTGCCGATGCACTGGGTTCAGGTGTTTACCATCAAAAACAACCTGACCTATATTCTGACGTTCGCCGCGCCGCAGGCCAACTTCGACGCCGACAAATTGATTGCTAACGCCATGCTCAACAGCTTCAAGATCAACTGA
- the def gene encoding peptide deformylase: protein MPNPVLKPPALKPKVLRPQPSAYPIRLYGDPVLRRKANAVSDFAAPINVPGYAAASLKQVARSLLETMFEARGVGIAAPQVGLSQRLFVAVEYEDDEEENEGQDRPLRSKVLRDFVFVNPVMTVLNKKKDADLTEGCLSIPNIYEEGVKRNRAVRIDYFDLDGHPQSVEAEDYLARVFQHEMDHLSGVLFLDHLPASVTDEYRRELSALQRQAKANLKELEG, encoded by the coding sequence GTGCCTAATCCTGTCCTCAAACCCCCTGCGCTCAAACCCAAAGTGCTGCGCCCCCAGCCCAGCGCCTATCCGATACGTCTCTACGGCGATCCGGTGCTGCGCCGCAAAGCCAATGCCGTCAGCGATTTTGCCGCGCCCATAAACGTGCCGGGTTACGCCGCCGCCAGCCTCAAACAAGTTGCCCGCAGCTTACTCGAAACCATGTTTGAAGCGCGGGGGGTCGGGATTGCCGCGCCGCAAGTCGGCTTGTCGCAGCGCCTCTTCGTGGCGGTGGAATACGAAGACGACGAAGAAGAAAACGAAGGCCAAGACCGGCCCCTCAGAAGCAAGGTGCTGCGCGACTTCGTGTTCGTCAATCCGGTGATGACGGTACTCAACAAGAAAAAAGATGCGGATCTCACCGAAGGCTGCCTGAGCATTCCCAACATCTACGAAGAAGGCGTCAAGCGAAACCGTGCCGTGCGGATCGATTACTTTGATCTGGACGGCCACCCTCAGAGCGTCGAGGCCGAGGACTATCTGGCCCGCGTCTTTCAGCATGAAATGGATCACCTCAGCGGCGTGCTGTTCTTGGATCATTTGCCTGCCAGCGTGACCGACGAGTACCGCCGGGAACTGAGCGCACTCCAGCGCCAGGCCAAAGCCAACCTCAAAGAGTTGGAAGGTTGA
- the fmt gene encoding methionyl-tRNA formyltransferase: MSQRRKVAFFGSPAFALPVLDAILAAHEVVLVVAQPDKPVGRGLKLTPPPIAARAAELGLPLAQPTRLKKNTDFEAVLRGSGAEVAVTCAYGKILPAALLEVPKYGFLNTHTSVLPQLRGAAPIQWALISGLDTTGTTIMQTDVGMDTGPILLQEALPIAPDWTSLSLSAALQTQAARLIVQALDTLDTLTPTAQNGAQATHAAMLDKSDGDVRWADSAQAIYDRYRGVYAWPQTSAFVGGKRLKLLDIRPTEGAGQPAELLEVSAEGLRVACGEGALLIRTVQPEGKKAMSAADWQRGSSLKVGERFDGQAGRQS; encoded by the coding sequence TTGAGCCAGCGCCGTAAGGTGGCGTTTTTTGGCTCGCCTGCATTTGCGCTGCCGGTGCTGGACGCTATTCTGGCCGCGCACGAGGTGGTCTTGGTGGTGGCCCAGCCAGACAAGCCCGTTGGGCGCGGCCTGAAGCTGACGCCGCCGCCGATTGCCGCCCGCGCCGCCGAACTCGGCTTGCCACTCGCGCAGCCGACTCGTCTCAAGAAGAACACCGACTTTGAAGCGGTGTTGCGCGGCAGCGGCGCGGAAGTGGCCGTGACCTGTGCGTATGGCAAGATTTTGCCCGCCGCCCTCTTGGAAGTTCCGAAATACGGTTTCCTGAATACCCACACCAGTGTGCTGCCCCAGTTGCGCGGCGCGGCCCCGATTCAGTGGGCGCTGATTTCCGGCCTGGACACCACCGGAACCACCATCATGCAGACCGATGTAGGCATGGACACCGGGCCGATTTTGCTTCAAGAAGCGCTGCCGATTGCGCCGGACTGGACGAGCTTGAGCCTCTCGGCGGCGCTGCAAACCCAAGCTGCCCGCTTGATCGTGCAGGCGCTGGACACGTTGGATACCCTGACGCCCACTGCCCAAAACGGCGCTCAGGCCACCCACGCCGCCATGCTGGACAAGTCGGACGGGGACGTGCGCTGGGCGGACTCGGCACAGGCCATCTATGACCGCTACCGGGGCGTGTATGCTTGGCCGCAAACCAGCGCTTTCGTGGGCGGAAAACGGCTCAAGCTGCTTGATATACGGCCCACTGAAGGCGCGGGCCAGCCTGCCGAACTGCTCGAAGTCAGCGCCGAGGGACTGCGGGTGGCCTGCGGTGAGGGCGCACTGCTCATCCGAACGGTGCAGCCGGAAGGCAAAAAAGCCATGTCTGCCGCCGATTGGCAACGCGGCAGCAGCTTGAAGGTGGGGGAGAGGTTTGATGGACAAGCGGGTCGCCAGTCCTAA
- a CDS encoding GNAT family N-acetyltransferase, with translation MIQLTLRPATPDDLPFRVALHNRLHPDEPTTLADVQRQNANRRADLVLRRYVAEVGGQAVGLGVYTQQEWMFHPQKFAVNVQVKPEWQGQGIGKHIWERLEEELRSLSAIKLFSSVREDASRSLRFLIERGFVEEQRERESALNLADANLSGLDSALARAKAGGYQLLTFAEYAAPDKERQLYTFDESASQDEPHPPDEVFTFPSFERYWTPIHANPNLDFSLWFVAVREGEIVGLSQLNPVSAQPDTLMTGFTATARAHRRQGLALALKLLALSEAKRRGYLHVKTGNDATNAPMIAINDVVGFVPQPAQLWMAWKAEAQS, from the coding sequence ATGATTCAACTCACCTTGCGGCCAGCTACGCCGGACGATCTGCCGTTCCGGGTGGCGCTTCACAACCGCCTTCACCCCGATGAGCCAACTACACTGGCCGACGTGCAGCGCCAGAACGCCAACCGCCGAGCGGATTTGGTGTTGCGGCGTTACGTTGCTGAAGTCGGTGGGCAAGCGGTTGGGCTTGGCGTGTATACCCAGCAGGAGTGGATGTTTCACCCGCAGAAGTTTGCGGTGAACGTGCAGGTAAAGCCTGAATGGCAAGGGCAGGGCATCGGCAAGCACATTTGGGAACGGTTGGAAGAAGAATTGCGCAGCCTGAGCGCCATCAAGCTGTTTAGCTCGGTGCGTGAGGACGCGTCGCGGTCACTCAGATTTCTGATTGAGCGCGGTTTTGTGGAGGAGCAGCGTGAACGCGAGTCGGCGCTCAACCTGGCCGACGCCAATCTGAGCGGCCTCGATTCGGCCCTAGCGCGGGCAAAAGCGGGCGGCTACCAGCTACTGACCTTTGCCGAGTACGCTGCCCCCGATAAAGAGCGGCAGCTCTACACCTTCGATGAATCGGCCAGCCAAGACGAGCCGCATCCGCCGGACGAAGTGTTTACCTTCCCCAGCTTTGAGCGCTACTGGACACCTATTCACGCCAATCCCAACCTTGATTTCTCGCTGTGGTTTGTGGCAGTCAGGGAAGGCGAAATCGTGGGCCTGTCGCAACTCAATCCAGTGAGCGCCCAGCCAGACACCCTGATGACTGGCTTCACCGCTACGGCCCGCGCTCACCGCCGTCAGGGGTTGGCTTTGGCACTCAAATTGCTGGCGCTCAGCGAAGCCAAGCGGCGCGGCTATCTGCACGTCAAGACCGGCAACGATGCCACCAATGCCCCTATGATCGCCATCAACGACGTTGTTGGCTTCGTGCCGCAGCCTGCCCAGTTGTGGATGGCCTGGAAAGCGGAGGCGCAGAGCTGA
- a CDS encoding BCS1 and AAA domain-containing protein, whose amino-acid sequence MLHTFFQDFIHLISTTFSGNAFAQGGLMLGILGAVAAYLRNLPSEIIQRLKNRLTLTIEVQGDDVAYTWLTAWLAAQPQGKRLRHLGIVTRYNEQLGGHNLPVGTDADGDDITVRLIPLSGQTLLRYRGHWLLARPSREKQSGQDQRLLGYTQTLTLRLFAASRHILPELLREAYTATAGANSGKLEIHIPQYNDWQVAERRKVRPLSSLVYAADLLENVLADVLEFGTDQAWYAEMGIPYRRGYLLHGPPGNGKSSLVAALAGAAGLNICVLNLATPDLSDDRLSALLSSLPNRALLLLEDIDAVFKGREPRSPSVKLSFNGLLNALDGVAAGEGRLTFMTTNHLGDLDPALIRPGRADRHIQISNASTAQIAGMLRRFFPELPEARAGALAQRIPEQTLSMARVQEYLLERRGNLNAAESDWAELCVTELAVAKAQPCPTRLRLQSA is encoded by the coding sequence ATGTTGCATACTTTTTTTCAAGATTTTATTCACCTGATTTCCACGACCTTCAGCGGTAACGCCTTCGCTCAGGGGGGTTTGATGCTCGGCATTCTGGGCGCGGTGGCCGCTTACCTGCGCAACTTGCCCAGCGAGATCATTCAGCGCCTCAAGAACCGCCTGACCCTCACCATCGAAGTGCAGGGCGACGACGTGGCCTACACCTGGCTGACCGCCTGGCTGGCGGCCCAGCCGCAGGGTAAGCGGCTGCGGCACCTCGGGATTGTCACGCGCTATAACGAGCAACTCGGCGGCCACAATCTGCCGGTGGGCACCGACGCTGACGGCGACGACATCACCGTGCGCCTGATTCCGCTCAGCGGCCAGACATTGCTGCGCTACCGGGGCCACTGGCTGCTGGCCCGTCCCAGCCGCGAAAAACAGAGCGGTCAGGATCAGCGGCTGCTCGGCTACACCCAGACGCTGACCCTGCGGCTATTCGCGGCTTCCCGCCACATTTTGCCGGAGCTGCTGCGCGAGGCGTACACGGCCACTGCTGGAGCCAACAGCGGCAAACTGGAGATTCATATTCCCCAGTACAACGACTGGCAGGTGGCCGAGCGCCGCAAGGTTCGGCCCCTGAGCAGCTTGGTCTACGCGGCGGATCTGCTCGAAAACGTGCTGGCCGACGTGCTGGAATTTGGCACCGATCAGGCCTGGTACGCCGAGATGGGCATTCCTTACCGCCGAGGCTACTTGCTGCACGGCCCTCCCGGCAACGGCAAAAGCAGCTTGGTGGCGGCTCTGGCAGGCGCAGCGGGACTGAACATTTGCGTGCTGAATCTGGCTACGCCCGACCTCTCGGATGACCGGCTCAGCGCCCTGCTCTCCAGCTTGCCGAACCGCGCCCTGCTGCTCTTGGAAGACATCGACGCCGTGTTCAAGGGCCGCGAACCGCGCAGCCCCAGCGTCAAGCTGAGCTTCAACGGCTTGCTCAACGCGCTGGACGGCGTGGCTGCGGGTGAGGGCCGCCTGACCTTCATGACCACCAACCACCTCGGCGACCTCGATCCAGCGCTGATCCGTCCGGGCCGGGCTGATCGCCACATTCAGATCAGCAACGCCAGTACCGCCCAAATTGCCGGAATGCTGCGCCGTTTCTTTCCCGAACTGCCAGAAGCCCGCGCTGGTGCGCTTGCCCAGCGCATCCCCGAACAGACCCTCAGCATGGCCCGCGTGCAGGAGTATTTGCTTGAGCGGCGCGGCAACCTGAACGCGGCGGAAAGCGACTGGGCCGAGTTGTGCGTCACCGAGCTGGCTGTGGCGAAGGCCCAGCCCTGCCCCACGCGGCTGCGGCTGCAAAGCGCCTGA
- the alaS gene encoding alanine--tRNA ligase yields MTSARTSTLTTAQIREKFLHFFESKEHLRLPSHSSIAPDPTTLFTVAGMQPFKPQFMGAAAKFEEGASKRVTTAQKCIRVGDIENVGRTRRHLSLFEMMGNFSFGDYFKREAIAWAWEFLTGPQWMNMSAEQMYVTIYEDDDEAFGYWTQDIGLNPSHIHRFGADENFWPADAPAKGPNGPCGPCSEIFYDRGPKYGDDSWADYHQTRESARFLEVWNLVFPQYDRQEPQADGTPTLKDLPFKNIDTGMGLERVASVVQDVPDFYSNDVFLPLIEKIAELSERPYEGEQSVSHRVVAEHARAVSMTVADGVALSNTGRGYVIRKILRRASRHAYLLGLREPSIYKLVPLVVQSMGEAYPELKENQSRIEAALKGEEERFLRTLESGIQRLDALLNQQEKGSVLSGQDAFTLYGTYGFPIDLTREIAEEYGVSIDEAGFDKALAEDQELARAGSKYGKSELFGGADETLADVPPTEFVGYGQLEASGLVQAILSGGESLPHLPAGSEAQVVLHRTPLYAEGGGEVGDTGRLEWDGGEAQVLDTHKTAQGVFLHRVLVQSGELVVGQKVQASVNPERQATERHHTATHLLHAALRAILGSGVQQKGSLVAPERLRFDFSHGAALSADELSQVEQLVNRWITANFAVTWQQLPIAQARAAGAMALFGEKYGDVVRMVTVEGGVPYGSATVTSLELCGGAHVERTGDIGAFVIVGDENVAAGVRRIEALTGDVAARWVRERLTSAGKAASNLNTSPEQLPERVAQLQAQLKAAQQETVQVRRQLTQAQMGGAGEGGTQTRELGGFKVATARLSGIEAGELRGAADNLLDKSGADMAIVVGDKGLVVKATKDAVTRGAHAGQLIGKLAAAGGGKGGGRPDMAQAGVQDPEAALGALETAF; encoded by the coding sequence ATGACTTCTGCGCGTACCTCAACTCTGACCACTGCCCAAATCCGCGAGAAATTTCTGCACTTTTTTGAATCCAAAGAGCATTTGCGCTTGCCTTCGCACTCCAGCATCGCCCCCGACCCGACCACGCTGTTTACGGTGGCGGGGATGCAGCCGTTTAAGCCGCAGTTCATGGGCGCTGCCGCCAAGTTTGAAGAGGGCGCGAGCAAGCGCGTGACCACCGCCCAGAAGTGCATCCGGGTGGGCGACATCGAGAACGTGGGCCGCACCCGCCGCCACCTGAGCCTGTTTGAGATGATGGGCAACTTTTCGTTTGGCGATTACTTCAAGCGCGAGGCGATTGCCTGGGCCTGGGAATTTCTGACCGGGCCGCAGTGGATGAACATGAGCGCCGAGCAGATGTACGTGACCATCTACGAGGACGACGATGAGGCATTCGGCTACTGGACGCAGGACATCGGCCTGAACCCCAGCCACATTCACCGCTTTGGCGCGGACGAGAACTTCTGGCCCGCCGACGCGCCCGCCAAAGGGCCGAATGGGCCGTGCGGGCCGTGCAGCGAGATTTTTTATGACCGTGGCCCCAAATACGGCGACGATTCGTGGGCCGATTACCACCAGACCCGCGAGAGCGCCCGCTTTCTGGAAGTCTGGAATCTGGTGTTTCCGCAATATGACCGCCAGGAACCGCAGGCGGACGGCACGCCAACTTTGAAAGATTTGCCGTTCAAGAACATCGACACCGGCATGGGCTTGGAGCGCGTCGCCAGCGTGGTGCAGGATGTTCCCGACTTTTACAGCAACGATGTATTTTTGCCGCTGATCGAGAAGATTGCCGAGCTGTCGGAGAGGCCTTATGAGGGCGAGCAGAGCGTGTCGCACCGGGTGGTGGCCGAACACGCCCGCGCCGTGAGCATGACGGTGGCCGACGGCGTGGCGCTGAGCAACACCGGACGCGGCTACGTGATCCGCAAGATTTTGCGCCGCGCTTCTCGGCACGCCTACCTGCTGGGCCTGCGCGAGCCGAGCATCTACAAACTGGTGCCGCTAGTCGTGCAGAGCATGGGCGAGGCGTATCCAGAATTGAAGGAAAACCAGAGCCGGATTGAAGCGGCACTGAAAGGCGAGGAAGAACGGTTTTTGCGGACGTTGGAGAGCGGTATTCAGCGGTTGGATGCCTTGCTGAATCAGCAGGAAAAAGGCAGCGTATTGAGTGGTCAAGACGCCTTTACCCTCTACGGAACCTACGGCTTCCCCATTGACCTGACCCGCGAGATTGCCGAGGAGTACGGCGTCAGCATTGACGAGGCGGGCTTTGACAAAGCGCTGGCCGAAGATCAGGAACTGGCACGGGCGGGCAGCAAGTACGGCAAGTCCGAACTCTTCGGCGGCGCAGACGAAACGCTCGCGGACGTACCGCCCACCGAGTTTGTCGGCTACGGGCAGCTTGAAGCGTCGGGATTGGTGCAGGCCATCCTCAGCGGCGGTGAGAGCTTGCCTCACCTTCCGGCGGGCAGCGAGGCACAGGTGGTGCTGCACCGCACGCCCCTGTATGCCGAGGGTGGTGGCGAGGTGGGTGACACCGGACGGCTGGAATGGGACGGCGGCGAAGCGCAAGTCTTAGACACCCACAAGACCGCGCAGGGCGTCTTCCTCCACCGCGTTCTGGTGCAAAGCGGCGAACTGGTGGTGGGCCAGAAGGTGCAGGCCAGCGTCAACCCCGAGCGCCAAGCAACTGAGCGCCACCACACCGCCACCCACCTGCTCCACGCGGCCCTGCGGGCGATACTGGGGAGCGGCGTGCAGCAAAAAGGCTCGCTGGTGGCCCCCGAACGCCTGCGCTTTGACTTCTCGCACGGCGCGGCCCTCAGCGCCGACGAACTCAGTCAGGTGGAGCAACTGGTCAACCGCTGGATCACCGCCAACTTCGCCGTGACCTGGCAGCAGTTGCCGATTGCCCAGGCGCGGGCAGCGGGGGCGATGGCCCTCTTCGGCGAAAAATACGGTGACGTGGTCAGAATGGTGACGGTGGAAGGCGGCGTGCCTTACGGCAGTGCAACCGTGACCAGCTTAGAACTCTGCGGCGGCGCACACGTGGAGCGGACTGGCGATATCGGCGCGTTCGTGATCGTGGGTGACGAAAACGTGGCGGCGGGCGTGCGGCGCATCGAGGCCCTCACCGGAGACGTGGCGGCCCGCTGGGTGCGCGAGCGCCTCACCTCTGCGGGCAAAGCGGCCAGCAACCTGAATACCAGCCCTGAGCAGTTGCCGGAGCGGGTGGCGCAGCTTCAGGCTCAACTCAAAGCGGCTCAGCAGGAAACCGTGCAGGTGCGCCGCCAGCTTACTCAGGCCCAGATGGGTGGGGCGGGCGAAGGCGGTACGCAAACCCGCGAGCTGGGCGGCTTCAAGGTGGCAACGGCGCGTCTCAGCGGCATTGAAGCGGGCGAGCTACGCGGCGCGGCAGACAACCTGCTCGACAAGAGCGGCGCGGATATGGCGATTGTGGTGGGCGACAAGGGCTTAGTGGTCAAGGCTACCAAGGACGCCGTGACGCGTGGCGCACACGCGGGCCAGCTCATCGGCAAGCTGGCGGCGGCAGGCGGCGGCAAGGGCGGCGGGCGTCCTGATATGGCACAGGCGGGCGTGCAAGACCCGGAAGCGGCACTGGGAGCGCTAGAAACAGCGTTTTAA